The Methanomassiliicoccus luminyensis B10 genome includes a window with the following:
- the rrp42 gene encoding exosome complex protein Rrp42 has protein sequence MSEPVMSEIKKGHIHKLLSTGKRVDARAYDEYRPISIETNYIESAQGSARVRLGNTDILVGVKMEVGSPFPDTPDRGVLTTNTELIPLASPTFESGPPDAGAIELARVIDRGIRESEMIDLQKLCIKEGEEVWINFLDIYVLDYDGNLFDACFIGAVAALRSTIVPAKENEKGEDYPLPVRHFPIQTTAVKIENSILFDPTLDEEKVADARLSVTTDENGDLRAMQKGLAGAFTLDEVKQVIDTSLRVSKGIREIIG, from the coding sequence ATGTCCGAACCGGTAATGTCCGAGATCAAGAAGGGGCACATCCACAAGCTCCTGTCCACCGGAAAGCGCGTGGACGCCAGGGCCTATGACGAATACAGGCCCATATCCATAGAGACGAACTACATCGAGAGCGCCCAGGGCTCCGCCCGGGTGCGCCTCGGCAACACCGACATCCTGGTGGGCGTGAAGATGGAAGTGGGCTCTCCCTTCCCCGACACCCCCGACCGCGGCGTCCTTACCACCAACACCGAGCTGATCCCTCTGGCTTCTCCGACCTTCGAGTCCGGGCCGCCAGACGCCGGCGCCATCGAGCTGGCTAGGGTCATCGATAGGGGCATCCGCGAGAGCGAGATGATCGACCTGCAGAAGCTGTGCATCAAGGAGGGCGAGGAGGTCTGGATCAACTTCCTGGACATTTACGTCCTGGACTACGATGGCAACCTCTTCGACGCCTGCTTCATCGGCGCGGTCGCCGCACTAAGGAGCACCATCGTTCCGGCCAAGGAGAACGAGAAGGGCGAGGACTACCCGCTGCCGGTGCGCCACTTCCCCATTCAGACCACTGCCGTAAAGATAGAAAACTCTATATTGTTTGACCCTACTCTTGACGAAGAAAAGGTCGCGGATGCCCGTCTGAGCGTCACCACCGATGAGAACGGGGACCTCAGGGCGATGCAGAAGGGCCTCGCCGGCGCTTTCACGCTGGATGAGGTCAAACAAGTGATCGATACGTCTCTTCGCGTCAGCAAGGGGATCAGGGAAATCATTGGGTGA
- the rrp41 gene encoding exosome complex exonuclease Rrp41 codes for MSGMTTDIDLIDDNGIRIDGRKADEIRPLKIEAGVLKRADGSAYVEWGKNKVLAAVYGPRECHPRHMQNPAKAIVQCKYNMLSFSVSDRKRPGPDRRSVEISKIISEALEYVVFTENFPRTSIDVYIEILQANAGTRCAGLTAASVALADAGIPMKDLVPAVAIGKADGQIVLDLNKEEDNYGNADLPIAMIPRTGEILLMQMDGHMTMEEFDRAMEYGKKACEMVYDVQKDALRRRYAQQGAAMAPEDEGANGTEA; via the coding sequence ATGTCCGGAATGACCACTGATATTGATCTGATAGATGACAACGGCATAAGGATAGACGGCAGGAAGGCGGACGAGATCCGTCCCCTGAAGATAGAAGCGGGCGTGCTGAAACGCGCCGACGGATCCGCGTACGTGGAATGGGGCAAGAACAAGGTCCTGGCCGCTGTGTACGGGCCCCGGGAATGCCACCCCCGGCATATGCAGAACCCTGCTAAGGCGATCGTCCAATGCAAGTACAACATGCTCTCCTTCTCCGTGTCCGACCGCAAGAGACCGGGCCCGGACCGCCGGTCCGTGGAGATCTCCAAGATCATCTCCGAGGCACTGGAGTATGTAGTGTTCACCGAGAACTTCCCCCGAACCTCCATCGACGTGTACATCGAGATCTTGCAGGCCAATGCCGGCACCAGATGCGCCGGCCTGACCGCTGCCTCGGTGGCACTGGCCGACGCAGGTATCCCAATGAAGGACCTGGTGCCCGCAGTAGCCATCGGCAAGGCTGACGGCCAGATCGTCCTGGACCTGAACAAGGAAGAGGACAACTACGGCAACGCCGACCTGCCCATCGCCATGATCCCCCGTACCGGGGAAATTCTCCTGATGCAGATGGACGGACACATGACCATGGAAGAGTTCGACCGGGCCATGGAGTACGGGAAGAAGGCCTGCGAGATGGTCTACGACGTGCAGAAGGACGCCTTGAGGCGCCGCTATGCCCAGCAGGGCGCCGCGATGGCGCCCGAGGACGAGGGCGCCAACGGAACGGAGGCCTGA
- a CDS encoding KEOPS complex subunit Pcc1: MPRATLRLATPHAQAVWGALCPEVGREIPRTRVRMDRDDGGIVLRVEASDLGALRAALNSYLRWIRISEEIGNMVGEQHG; the protein is encoded by the coding sequence ATGCCGCGGGCAACCCTTCGCTTGGCCACCCCGCATGCCCAGGCCGTATGGGGTGCCCTGTGCCCGGAAGTGGGCCGGGAGATTCCCCGCACCCGGGTCCGCATGGACCGGGACGACGGCGGGATCGTCCTGCGCGTCGAGGCCTCTGACCTCGGCGCGCTGAGGGCCGCCCTTAACTCATACCTCAGATGGATAAGGATCTCAGAAGAGATCGGCAACATGGTAGGTGAACAGCATGGATGA
- a CDS encoding DNA-directed RNA polymerase subunit P, whose translation MYKCGKCNEPIRSNVNTVGIQCEKCGSKIFYKERPNVKKVVKAR comes from the coding sequence ATGTACAAGTGCGGGAAGTGCAACGAGCCCATCCGCTCCAACGTCAACACCGTTGGCATACAGTGCGAGAAGTGCGGCTCCAAGATCTTCTACAAGGAAAGGCCCAACGTAAAGAAGGTCGTCAAAGCCCGGTGA
- a CDS encoding 50S ribosomal protein L37ae — MSKSTEKAGSSGRFGARYGVVVRNRTRDIDKMRTAAHECPSCHRTSVSRVSSGIWECSKCSTKFAAGAYSPLSKKETSEEIRAKAAAVESEEIAPQE, encoded by the coding sequence ATGTCCAAGTCGACGGAGAAAGCAGGTAGCTCGGGAAGGTTCGGTGCGCGCTACGGTGTGGTCGTTAGGAACCGCACCCGCGACATCGACAAGATGAGGACCGCGGCGCATGAGTGCCCGTCCTGCCACAGGACGAGCGTGTCGAGGGTCAGCAGCGGCATCTGGGAGTGCTCCAAGTGCTCCACCAAGTTCGCTGCTGGCGCGTACTCGCCGCTGTCCAAGAAAGAAACCTCCGAGGAGATCCGGGCCAAGGCCGCTGCGGTCGAGAGCGAGGAGATCGCCCCCCAGGAGTGA
- a CDS encoding prefoldin subunit beta, with the protein MDDLSPKVQNQIAQFQQLQQQLQAVLNQKFQIDAQVKEMTRTVEELSRSPQDVVIYKSIGSLLIKAESKDAVLKEIEEDKETMEVRLKSMDRQEKALRDKYQSLQDQLNKALGAPGKPGEN; encoded by the coding sequence ATGGATGATCTAAGTCCCAAGGTCCAGAACCAGATCGCTCAGTTCCAGCAGTTGCAGCAGCAGTTGCAGGCTGTGCTCAACCAGAAGTTCCAGATAGACGCCCAGGTCAAGGAGATGACCCGCACCGTGGAGGAGCTGAGCAGGTCCCCCCAGGACGTGGTCATCTACAAGAGCATCGGCTCCCTCCTGATCAAGGCAGAGAGCAAGGACGCCGTCCTCAAGGAGATCGAGGAGGACAAGGAGACCATGGAAGTGCGCCTCAAGTCCATGGACCGCCAGGAGAAGGCCCTGAGGGACAAGTACCAGTCCCTGCAGGACCAGCTCAACAAGGCTCTCGGCGCCCCCGGCAAGCCCGGAGAGAACTAA
- a CDS encoding DHH family phosphoesterase, which translates to MLDVIAQKLRGGRKLVLLHGNADPDALGSAYAIYRAFPDVAVAAFGGLDRVSKVIASKLGFTVLESADLGDYDIIVAVDSSSHDQLGVDVSGREVIVIDHHSQSGDWEHCLCYIDEGKRSCAEMVFALLRSAGITVERDAALALGAGMLTDSGHFRFANTDLLRAFAELMEASGINMDEIMEMTDLEPDVSERISQLKGAQRLRFERVGEKIVAISLGSAHESAVCKAMLGIGADVAFVGSQRDERFRISARARQDLVREGFHLGRLFDEVGGETSNSGGGHAGAAGLTGVGDVEAMLNICLSKTMDFFRAAEGRGAKAPPAA; encoded by the coding sequence ATGCTCGATGTCATCGCCCAGAAACTGCGGGGCGGGAGGAAGCTGGTACTGCTGCACGGCAACGCCGACCCCGACGCCTTGGGCTCTGCCTATGCCATCTATCGCGCTTTTCCCGATGTCGCCGTGGCGGCCTTCGGCGGCCTTGACCGGGTGTCCAAGGTCATCGCCTCCAAGCTCGGCTTCACCGTCCTCGAGAGCGCCGATCTCGGCGACTATGACATCATCGTGGCGGTGGACTCGTCCTCCCACGACCAGCTGGGAGTGGACGTGTCGGGGCGCGAAGTGATCGTCATCGACCACCATTCCCAGAGCGGGGATTGGGAGCACTGCCTGTGCTACATCGACGAGGGCAAGAGGAGCTGCGCGGAGATGGTGTTCGCGCTGCTCCGCTCAGCCGGGATCACGGTGGAGAGGGACGCCGCGCTGGCCCTGGGGGCTGGGATGCTCACCGACAGCGGGCACTTCCGGTTCGCCAATACCGACCTGCTCCGGGCCTTCGCCGAGCTGATGGAGGCCTCGGGCATCAACATGGACGAGATCATGGAGATGACCGACCTGGAACCGGACGTCTCCGAGAGGATCTCGCAACTGAAGGGGGCGCAGCGGCTCCGGTTCGAGCGGGTCGGCGAGAAGATCGTGGCGATATCCCTCGGCAGCGCCCATGAGAGTGCGGTGTGCAAGGCCATGCTGGGCATCGGCGCCGATGTCGCGTTCGTCGGCTCGCAGAGGGATGAGAGGTTCAGGATCAGCGCGCGGGCCCGTCAGGACCTGGTCCGCGAGGGCTTTCACCTCGGCAGGCTCTTCGACGAAGTAGGGGGCGAGACGTCCAACAGCGGGGGAGGCCACGCGGGGGCCGCCGGGCTGACCGGAGTCGGCGACGTGGAGGCTATGCTGAACATATGCCTCTCCAAGACCATGGACTTCTTCCGCGCGGCGGAAGGGAGGGGGGCCAAAGCCCCCCCGGCGGCGTGA